The following are encoded in a window of Astyanax mexicanus isolate ESR-SI-001 chromosome 6, AstMex3_surface, whole genome shotgun sequence genomic DNA:
- the dap3 gene encoding 28S ribosomal protein S29, mitochondrial: protein MNLPRLYHRLRLTVVQVRSLHGSSNVQQVETAAVAAESDPVSSQFSVFRTSENDPACHTDLHAGQYYTLPTAQLRTLFPHGLPYRFQMQIKTFNEACVMVRQPALELISYLKKADYSRPALRYILYGETGCGKTMSLCHALHFCATQGWMVLHIPDAHLWVKNCRELLPSSSRPGRLDQPLQASLWLKNFKTTNDRFLSKIKTTQRYVWTKRETTEEGRPLGELVDQGVARVKSSSDVVGALLRELRLQAGGAAEGAFRLAVAVDGVNALWGRTTLKKEDKSEVLPEELTLVHNLRKMLRNDWSGGAILTTLSHTGSLYKPRSAYLPMELLGEEGFDTMDPFVPVPVSSYTEKEFESCYLYYMDRHWLQHPHSQTEEGKKELIFLSNRNPSILERLCATL from the exons ATGAATCTGCCTCGACTTTATCATCGCTTACGTCTGACA GTTGTGCAGGTGCGGTCTCTCCACGGCAGCAGTAATGTCCAGCAAGTGGAAACGGCTGCTGTGGCGGCAGAATCAGATCCAGTGTCCAGTCAGTTTTCAGTATTCAGGACGTCAGAGAATGATCCG GCGTGTCACACAGACCTGCACGCTGGTCAGTATTACACTCTCCCTACCGCACAGCTCCGCACACTGTTCCCCCACGGACTACCCTATCGCTTCCAGATGCAG ATAAAGACGTTTAACGAGGCGTGTGTGATGGTGAGGCAGCCTGCGCTGGAGCTCATCTCTTACCTGAAGAAAGCAGACTACAGCAGACCGGCCTTGCGCTACATACTCT ATGGAGAGACGGGCTGTGGGAAGACTATGTCTCTGTGCCACGCTCTTCATTTCTGCGCCACTCAGGGCTGGATGGTCCTGCACATACCAGATG ctcatttGTGGGTGAAAAACTGCCGGGAGCTGCTGCCCTCATCGTCCCGCCCGGGTCGCCTTGACCAGCCGCTCCAAGCTTCCCTGTGGCTGAAGAATTTTAAAACCACCAATGATCGTTTCCTCTCAAAG ATAAAGACGACGCAGCGTTATGTGTGGACGAAGAGGGAGACCACAGAGGAGGGACGGCCTTTAGGAGAGCTGGTAGACCAG GGTGTGGCCCGTGTGAAAAGCAGCAGCGACGTCGTGGGGGCTCTGCTGAGAGAGCTGCGGCTGCAGGCAGGGGGCGCCGCAGAGGGAGCCTTCAGACTGGCTGTAGCTGTAGATGGAGTCAACGCTCTGTGGGGAAGGACAACTTTAAAAAAGGAGGACAAGAGTGAG GTTTTGCCAGAGGAGTTAACACTTGTCCATAACCTGAGAAAAATGCTGAGAAATGACTGG agtgggGGAGCCATTCTCACAACCCTGTCCCATACTGGCTCCCTTTACAAACCTCGCTCAGCCTACCTGCCCATGGAGCTGCTGGGAGag gAGGGGTTTGATACTATGGACCCCTTTGTGCCAGTCCCTGTTTCTTCCTACACTGAAAAGGAGTTTGAGAGCTGTTACCTGTACTACATGGACCGGCACTGGCTCCAGCATCCACACA GTCAAACAGAGGAGGGCAAGAAAGAACTCATCTTCCTCAGCAACAGAAACCCGTCCATTCTGGAAAGACTGTGCGCCACCCTATAa